A genome region from Terriglobales bacterium includes the following:
- a CDS encoding transglutaminase family protein, protein MLIRLGYDIQFETVGEVPIITLLSVHPSRTRDLREPDELQTDPLVKVESYEDSFGNNACRLVAPNGRIRFQNSTLIEDPGTPDEVCLDAEEIPIDSLPVNVLPYLMNSRYCEVDLLSNTAAELFWNAPRGWARVQAVCNWVHSKVSFGYEFSSPIRTALGVYTERVGVCRDFQHLAITFCRALNIPARYATGYLGDIGVIVAPSPMDFSAWFEVYLGGGWWTFDARHNVRRIGR, encoded by the coding sequence ATGCTGATTCGCCTCGGCTATGACATCCAGTTCGAAACGGTGGGAGAAGTGCCGATCATTACGCTACTGAGCGTGCACCCATCGCGTACCAGAGATTTACGAGAGCCAGACGAGTTGCAAACCGATCCCCTGGTGAAGGTCGAGAGCTATGAAGACAGCTTTGGCAACAATGCTTGTCGTCTCGTGGCTCCCAATGGCAGGATTCGATTTCAGAATTCAACCCTGATTGAAGATCCAGGCACGCCGGATGAAGTGTGCCTGGATGCCGAGGAGATTCCGATCGATAGCCTTCCTGTGAATGTCCTGCCCTATCTGATGAACAGCCGGTATTGCGAAGTGGACCTGTTGTCCAACACTGCCGCGGAATTATTCTGGAACGCTCCCCGGGGGTGGGCACGGGTTCAGGCAGTCTGCAATTGGGTACACAGCAAAGTCAGTTTCGGATATGAATTCTCCAGCCCCATTCGAACCGCGCTGGGAGTCTATACCGAGCGCGTGGGAGTTTGCCGAGATTTCCAGCATCTTGCCATCACTTTCTGCCGAGCGCTGAACATTCCCGCGCGCTATGCAACCGGATACCTGGGCGACATCGGTGTGATCGTGGCCCCAAGTCCGATGGACTTCAGCGCCTGGTTTGAAGTTTACCTGGGAGGCGGTTGGTGGACCTTCGATGCCAGACACAATGTTCGGCGCATCGGACG